One Campylobacter concisus DNA segment encodes these proteins:
- a CDS encoding HAD family hydrolase: protein MKVVIFDMDGTVIDSGEAIYKTVNEVRDELNLPPLEKEFIIKAINEPGRNLALEFYGIDTPSRSLKEGFEEKFKKFYDECATTYDGVKELLQKCRDAHYKVVLASNAPHDTLEKILKKNEIYELFDEVIGASKEIPQKPDPAMLHLAVSKTGASKAIFVGDSLKDELAAKNANMPYVQVCWGFGEESKTATYNAKNVSEAWEIILNF from the coding sequence TTGAAAGTAGTTATTTTTGATATGGATGGTACGGTGATCGATAGTGGCGAGGCGATATATAAGACGGTAAATGAAGTAAGAGATGAGCTAAATTTGCCGCCACTTGAAAAAGAATTTATCATAAAAGCGATCAACGAGCCAGGTAGAAATTTGGCCCTTGAGTTTTACGGCATCGACACGCCAAGCAGGAGCTTAAAAGAGGGTTTTGAAGAGAAATTTAAGAAATTTTACGATGAGTGTGCGACTACCTATGATGGCGTAAAAGAGCTTTTGCAAAAGTGTAGAGATGCTCATTATAAGGTCGTTTTGGCAAGCAACGCACCGCACGATACGCTAGAGAAAATTTTAAAGAAAAATGAAATTTATGAGCTATTTGACGAGGTCATCGGCGCTAGCAAGGAGATACCGCAAAAGCCAGATCCTGCGATGCTTCACCTAGCTGTTAGTAAAACTGGGGCTAGCAAGGCGATCTTTGTAGGAGATAGCTTAAAAGACGAGCTAGCCGCTAAAAATGCAAATATGCCTTACGTGCAAGTTTGTTGGGGATTTGGCGAGGAGAGCAAAACTGCCACGTATAACGCCAAAAATGTTAGCGAGGCTTGGGAGATAATATTAAATTTTTAA
- a CDS encoding DUF2018 family protein: MIDIFEGSARDKFYDILFNANAVLVKNEIDKIFEKFVAMSELCEKYGVGEDEIRNFIASEQDKVYNGVNDLYIELSGEILSQNE, encoded by the coding sequence ATGATAGATATATTTGAGGGCAGTGCGAGAGATAAATTTTATGACATTTTGTTTAACGCAAATGCCGTTTTAGTTAAAAACGAGATAGATAAAATTTTTGAGAAATTTGTGGCTATGAGCGAGCTTTGCGAAAAGTATGGCGTTGGCGAGGACGAGATCAGAAATTTTATAGCCTCAGAGCAAGATAAAGTTTATAACGGAGTAAATGACCTATATATCGAGCTTAGCGGAGAAATTTTAAGCCAAAATGAGTAA